The DNA window CTCGGCGGCCAGCGGCCGCCCAGGTGGGAGTGCGGTTCTGCGACTCCTGCGCCGAGGTGTCCACCTCGGCGCAGCGGGTGGAGCGTCGCTATGAAAGTGCCCGCACCAGTGCGTACACCCTGATCGGCCGTCGGTAACCCTGATCGGAAGGACATGGTGATGAGCGAGAACACCCAGACCACCCCCGCGACGGGCGGGTTCTTCGGGGACCCGGCCGATGCCCTGGCCGTGACCGGCTCCGGTTCCTGCTGCGGCAGCCCGGCGCAGGCGCTCGGATCGATCCTCCCGCCCGCTGGCGAGGCGGCGACCGCCGGACCGTGCTGCGGCAGCCAGCAGGCCGCCGAAGCGGCGGGCTCCTGCTGCGGTACTGAGGCGAAGGTCGAGGCCGTGAACGCGGGTCAGGGGTGCTGCGGATGACCCCGGTATCGGGATCGGCCGCCCAGGTGGAGGCGATCCTCGCGACGGTGTCGGCCGGGCGGATGGCCGCCACGATCACCACCCTTGCCTCGGAGGAGTTCGCCGGCCGGCGGGTCGGCACGGACGGCGGGGCCGCCGCCCGTGCCTGGCTCGCCGACCACCTCGCGGCGCTCGGCGCGACGGTCGAGACCGACGACTTCCCGGTCCGTGCCGTGCCCGACGTGTATGCGGCGCCGACGGTCGTGTGGGGCGAAGGAGCGACCTCGACGCTCCTGGTCTTCGGCCGGGAGGTCGCGGTCCACTCGGCCTCCTCCGACGCCGTAGAGGTCAGGCGCGGCCCATTGACTGCGGCCGGTAGCGGCGATCCGACGGGCCGGTGGCTGGTGGTGCCCACGGGGATGAGTCTGTTCGACGCCTACGGTGACGCCCAGGGTGCCGCCGGCCTGCTGGTGAGCCGGGCTGTGGATGCCGACGGTTGGCAGTACACGACCCTCGCCGGCCCGGATCCGGGACCGCTGCCCATCCTGACGCTCGACGAGGACACCCACCGCGCCGTCCTGGCCGCTGCCGTGACCGGTGCGGGCTGGCTGAGCGCAAACGCTCCGCTGCGCCGTCTGGACGTCACCGGCACGAACATCCACGCCACCGTCCACGCGGCGCCGCCGGGTGGGGTCGACCTGCTGCTGACCGCCCACTACGACGGCGTCGGCGACCACCCTGGCTTGCGTCAGCCTGGCGCGGCGGACAATGCCAGCGGCGTCGCGGTGGTCCTGGAGGCCGCCCGGATCCTGTCCGCCGCGCCGCCCGCCGGGGTTGGGCTGTCTGTCGCGCTGCTCGACGCCGAGGAGGTCGGCGCGCTGGGCTCCGCCCACCACAGCCAGCGGCTGCGTGCCAGCGACGCTCACCCGCTGGTCATCAACGTCGACGGCGCCGGCCGACTCGATCAGGCCGCCGCGGTCGAGGCTGGTGGGCCGGCCCACGGGCTGCTCGCCCTGCTCGACCAGGCCGGCCGGCACACCGGCGTCCCCCTCGTCGCCGGACCGGTCGCCTCCGACAACCGCCGCTACGGCGCCGCCGGCCTCGCGGCGGTGGGCATCGGTGCCGGCATGGGCGGGTACCACAGCCCGGCCGACGCCCCGGACCGCGTCGATCCGGACACTCTCACGGCGATCGCCCGCCTGGTTGTCGCCACCGTCTGCCTCGCGGCGGCCGCGCCCGCTACACTTTCATCGTCAATCGGCGATAAACGATAGAGGGAGACGTTTGGTGGACGAGTTGCTCGACCGGGCGACGGCGCAGACATACGCGTCGTGGTTCCGCGCCCTGGCCGACCCGACCCGGGTGCAGATCGTCGAGTACCTCGCCCGTCACGCCCGACCGATGAGCGTCGGGGAGATCGTCGCCGCGGTCGGGCTGGCCCAGTCCACCGTCTCCCAGCACCTGAAGATCCTCACCGAGGTGCGGTTCGTCCTAATGGAGCCGGTCGGAACGGCCCGTCACTACCGGATCAACGACGCCTGCGTCGGGTGCTTCCCGTCCGCCGCCGACGTCGTCATGGGCCGACCCGCCCCCAGCCCGAACGGAGCCTGCTGATGGCCGACATCACCGTCCGCCCGATGACGGCCGACGACGCCGAACGGGTCCTGGCGATCTACCAGGCCGGCCTCGACGGCGGCCACGCCAGCTTCGAGACCACCGCACCCATCTGGGCGGCATTCGACGCCGGCAAGCTACCGGAACATCGCTTCGTGGCCGTCGACGGCGACGACATCGTGGTCGGCTGGATCGCGGTCTCGCCGACCTCGACGCGGGCGGTCTACGCCGGGGTGGTCGAGCATTCCGTCTACGTCGACCCCGCCGCCCAGGGCCGTGGGGTGGCCCGGCTGTTACTGGAGGCATTGATCGCCTCAACTGAGGCCGCCGGGATCTGGACCATCCAGTCCGGCGTCTTCCCGGAGAACATCGCCAGCCTCGCCGCGCACGAGCGGGTTGGGTTCCGGGTCATCGGCGTCCGTGAGCGGGTTGGCTGCCATCACGGCCGGTGGCGCGATGTCGTCCTCCTCGAACGACGCAGCCCCGCCATCACCTGACCAACCAGTGGCCCACCAGTCGGGGCCGCCGTCCACCCACTTGATTCGACAGTTTTCAACACGGAGGAGTTATCTGATGAGCGCCCCGAACGAGCTGCCCGTCGTGGTGATCGGTGCCGGTCCGGTAGGCCTGGCCGCCGCCGCGCACCTGCACGAGCGCGGCATCCCCTTCACCGTCCTCGAAGCCGGCGACACCGCCGGCGCTGCGGTGCGGCAGTGGGGGCACGTGCGGGTGTTCTCCCCGTGGCGCTACAACATCGACCCGGCCGCCCGCCGACTCCTGGACGAGGCCGGCTGGATCGCCCCCGACCTGGAAGCCCTGCCCACCGGCGGGGAGTTGGTCGGCGACTACCTCCAACCGCTCGCCGAACTGCCGCAGCTCAAGCCTCACCTGCGCTACGGCGCACGCATCGAGGCGATCAGCCGCCTGGGCCTGGACCGGCTGCGCACCGCAGGCCGGGACACCGCCCCGTTCCTGATCCGTCTCGCCGACGACGACGAGATCCTCGCCCGGGCCGTCATCGACGCCTCCGGCACCTGGGGCACCCCGAACGTCCTCGGCGCCTCCGGCCTGCCCGCCCGGGGAGAGACCGCCGTCGCCGCGTACCTGGAGCACGCCCTGCCCGACGTGCTCCGTGCCGACCGGGACCGCTTCGCCGGCCGGCACACCCTCGTCGTCGGCGCCGGCCACTCCGCCGCCAACACCCTGCTCTCCCTCGCGGAGCTGGCCGCCGACCAGCCGGGGACCGAGGTGACCTGGGCGATCCGGTCCGCCTCGCCGGCGCGCACCTACGGTGGCGGCGACGCCGACGCACTGCCCGCCCGCGGCGCCCTCGGTTCCCGCCTACGGGAGCATGTGGACGCCGGGCGGATCCGGCTGCTCACCGGCTTCTCCGTGCACGCCCTCACCCCGGCCGGGAACCGGGTCGCCGTGGTCGTGCGGCACGCCGACGGCGGCGAGGAGGCGGTCACCGTGGACCGGATCGTCGCGGCCACCGGCTTCCGCCCGGACCACTCCATCGCCGCCGAGCTGCGGCTGGACCTCGACCCGGTCATGGGCGCCACCCGAGCCCTCGCGCCGCTGATCGACCCGAACGAGCACTCCTGCGGCACCGTCCCTCCACACGGCGTGGACGAGCTCACCCACCCGGAGATCGGCTACTACGCGGTCGGCATGAAGAGCTACGGTCGGGCGCCGACGTTCCTGATGGCCACCGGCTACGAGCAGGTCCGCTCCGTCGTCGCCGCCCTCGCCGGAGACTGGGAGGCAGCCCGCGACGTCCAGCTCGACCTGCCCGAAACCGGCGTCTGCAACAGCAACCCCGCCGACTCCGCCACCGGCGACAGCTGCTGCGGACCGGCCCCGACCGCCGACCCGGCAGCGCGCGGGCTCGCCACCGGCATCTCCGGGGGCCTGCTGTCCGCACCCCTGAGCCTCATCACCCTCGACGCCGCCCCCACCGGCCAGGCCGGCGGCTGCTGCGGCAGCTGATGTCCACCACCGCCATCACGGTGCCCGCCGACTCGACGGTCGGCGGGCATCGCGCCCAGGGTTGGCGGATCGTCGCCGCCCTCGCCGTCACCCAAACCGTCGGCTACGGCACCCTCTACTACGCCTACGCGGTCCTGCTCCGCCCGATCGCCGCCACCCTCGGCGCCTCCACCACCGCCGTCACCGGCGCACTGACCGCATCGGTCCTCGCTGGCGCGATCTTGGCCATCCCCGTCGGACGGTGGCTCGACCGGCACGGTGGACGCGCCCTGATGACCGTCGGCTCGCTCACCGCCACCGCCCTACTGCTCGCCTGGTCCCAGGTCCACACCATCGGGCAGCTCTACGCCGTGATGATCGGCATTGGCGTCACCGGCGCGATGGTCCTCTACGAACCCGCCTTCGCCGTTATCGTCTCCTGGTTCACCCCCGACCGGCGAAGCACCGCCCTGCTCGCGGTCACCATCGTCGCCGGCTTCGCCAGCACCATCTTCCTTCCCCTGACCGGGATCCTCGTCGAACACCTCGACTGGCGCGGCGCGCTGCTGGTCCTCGCCACCATTCACGGCCTGCTCACCGTGCCCCTGCACACGCTCGTCATCCGAAGAACGCCGCGCAGCCCGGTAGCATCCGACGCCCCGTCGGACCAGTCGGCGAGGGCGGCGATGCGGGACGCCAGGTTCTGGATCCTGGCCGTCACCTTCATCGCCCACGGCGCGGCGACGAGCACCATGGCGGTGCACCTCGTTGGCTACCTCACCAGCCGCGGCCACCCGCCCACCTTCGCCGCCACCACCGCCGGGCTGCTCGGCGTCCTCTCCGTCACCGGCCGGCTCGTGCTCACCGGCGCCCGACGCCGAGTGCGGGTCACCACCATCGTGGCCGTCATCTTCGCCGTCCAGGCTGTCGCTGTCCTCGCGATGCCCCTGCTCGCGGGTACCCGCAGCGGCGCGGTCATCAGCGTCATCGGCTTCGGGCTCGGCTTCGGCGTCGCCAGCCTCGCCACCCCCGCACTCCTCGCCAATCGCTACGGGACTACCGCGTACGCCAGCATCGCCGGCCGACTCGCCGCACCCGTCACCATCGCCAAAGCCACCGCGCCCCTCGCCGCTGCCGCCCTCCTGCACACCACTGGCGACTACCCCCTCCTGCTCGCGCCGTCGTCGCCGCCTGCTGCGGCATCGCCGCCACCGGCATGCGCACCCGCAGGTGACGCCGTTGGTGGAGGGTAGTTGGTCGCCGCGGCGGCTGAGTGTTTATGTGGCGCCGGTGCGCCGATAGCAGACGACAGCTGCGGGTATGGCCACCGCGAGCAGCCCACCGATCCAGATCACGGCCTGCCACACGTAGGTGGCGGTCGGGCCGCCCAGGCACAGCGCCCGCAGCGCGTCGACGGTCACGGTGATCGGGTTGACAGTGGCGAAGGCTTGCAGCCAGCCAGGGAAGGTGGCCACCGGGACGAACGTGGAGCTGGTGAAGATCAGCGGGATGACCGCCAGGAGTCCGCCGATACCCGCCGACTCGGGATCGCGGACGAGCAGCCCGAGCAGCGCGAAGATCCACGAGAACGCTATCCCGACCCCCAGGGCGAGCCCGATCGCGGCCAGCGCCGCAGCTGGGCCGGCATGGAACCGGAACCCGATCGCGTAGCCGACGCCGGTCATCAGGGCGAGGACGAACAGGTTGCGGGCGGCGTCCGCGGCGACGCGGCCGGCCAGGACGGCGGAGCGGGCCATCGGCAGTGCCCGGAACCGGTCGATCATGCCGGTGGACAGGTCGTCGGCGAGCGCGACCCCGGTCTGGGAGGCGCCGAACGCGATGGCGAGGACCCAGATGCCGGGCAGCGCGTAGTCGATGTAGCGGGTGACGCCGGGCGGGTGGATGGCGCCGCCCCACGCGTAGGTGAACAGCAGGACGAACAGCACCGGCTGCACGGTCGCGAACGCGATCAGCGTCGGTACCCGCACCAGGCGGTGCAGGTTGCGGCCGGTGACCGTGGCAACGTTCGCCAGCAGCCAGCCGGGCCCGCTCATTCGCACGACGCTGTCCGGCGTGATAGTCGCGGTCATCGGACGCTCCCGGCCGTAATCGTGTCCGATGCCGACGGCGCAGTCGTGGACTGCCCGGTGAGGGTGAGGAACACGTCGTCGAGCGTGGGACGGCGCAAAGCGAGGTCCGATACCCGCAGCCCGCTCGCGGCGAGGCGAGCGGCGACCTCAGGCAGGACGCCCGGCCCATCGGCGACCGGAACGACCACACGGCCGGCCTCGACGTCAACCGTTGGCGGCGCCAAGCCGAGGCCGGCCATCGCTCCGGCGAGCGAATGCGGGTCGGCGCCGGGAGGTGACTGCAACTCCAAGCGGTCACCGCCGACTCGGGCCTTCAGCTCGTCGGCGGTGCCGGTCGCGATCACCCGGCCACGGTCGAGGACCACGATGGCGTCGGCGAGCCGGTCGGCCTCCTCCAGATACTGGGTGGTCAACAATATGCTCGTGCCCTGCGTGGTCAGCTCACCGAGCAGTCGCCACAGCCCGAGCCGCCCGCGCGGGTCCAGACCGGTGGTGGGCTCGTCCAGGAACAGCACGGCAGGCGCGGCGACCAGGCTCGCGGCCACGTCGAGGCGGCGGCGCATCCCGCCGGAGTAGGTCCGGGCGGTGCGACCGGCAGCGTCGGTGAGGTCGAACAACTCCAGCAGGTCATCGGCCCGCCGCCGCGCGGCGGCCCGGCGCAGTCCGGACAGCCGACCCATCATGCGCAGGTTCTCCCGCCCGGTCAGGTAGGCGTCCACGGCGGCGTACTGACCCGACAGGCCGATGACCCGTCGCACCGCGTCCGCCTGACGCACCACGTCCAAGCCCATCACCCTGGCCCGCCCGGCGTCCGGGGTCAGCAGCGTGGTCAGGATCCGCACCGCCGTGGTTTTGCCCGCCCCGTTCGGGCCGAGTAGCCCGAGCACCCCGCCGGTCGGCACCTGCAGGTCCACGCCGGCCAGGGCGGGCACCTCACCGAACCGTTTGACCAGGCCCTGCGCCTCGACCGCCGGTCGTTTACCCATCCCGACCACCCATCAATAGCTAGGATTGCTACCTATTGGCCGGACAGTAGCATAACTACCTATGTAGGGGATAGGCTCCGCTCATGAAGGTGGGTGCGCAGGAGCTCAAGGGCCATCTGGACGTGCTGCTCCTCGCCGCGTTGGAGGGCGGTCCGCGGCACGGGTACGCGGTCAAGGAGGCCCTGCGGGAGGGCAGCGGCGGCCGGTTCGACCTGCCCACCGGCACCATCTACCCGGCCCTGCACCGCTTGGAAAGCGCCGGTCTGATCGCCGGGTCCTGGTCGAGTGTGGACGGCCGGCGCCGGCGCACTTACCAGCTCACCCCGGCCGGCGTTCGGCGGCTGCACGCCGACCGCAACAACTGGCGCGAGTTCGCCACCGCAATCACCACACTGCTGGAGACCAAGCCGTGGCCAGCCACCAGCTGATCGACGCCCACCTCGGCGTCCTGGCCCGCCGTCTGCCCTCCGGCACGGTCGACGAACTCGCCGACGGGCTGACCGAGACCTGGCGCCACCACCTCGCCGCCGGGCTGCCGCCGGCGGACGCGGCCCGCGCCGCAATCGCCGAATTCGGCACGGTCGACCAGATCACCGACGCGTTCGTCGTGCACTCCCCGAGCCGGCGGACCGCCCGGATGCTGCTGGCCACGGGCCCCCTTGTCGGTGCCAGCTGGGGCGCCACCCTCGTCGCCGCCCACGCCTGGAGCTGGCCAGTTCCCGCGCCGGCTGCAGCCGTGTTCGGCCTCACGCTGCTGGCCGTCGTCGCCTCGTTGATCACTGCGGCGACCAGCCGGCGTAGCTATCGGCGCGCTCGGCTAGGGGACGCCGGCGGTCTCGGCCTTGTCGCCCTCGACGTGGCGATGGTGGCCGCCGTTCTGCTTGTCGCCCCGACCCTGGTGTGGCCAATGCTCGTGGCGGTTCCGGTAAGCCTGGCCCGCATCGGCCTGACCCTGCAATCCCTGCCCCGAGCACGCGCACACTGACCGACCTGGTCCGCGCCGAGGCGGGCAGCAGGCCGCGCCGTTCGGAGAAGCGCAGAATCTCGGCCGTGACTCCGGTGGCGGCTGCCACTTGCCCGGTCCGCGTGGTGCCAGTGCGCCCAGCCGTGGCCTTGCCCCTGCAGTCAGATACAGGGTTCACACTGGTGGGGTGATCGTCGAACTTCGCTCAGTGCCGGACTGCCCCAATCTCGCCCCGGTCCGGAAGGCGCTGTACACGTCGTTGGCCGCCCTCGGGCTTTCAGCCGAAGTGACCGAGGTGGTGGGCGACTATCCGTCGCCCTCGGTGCTGGTCAACGGCGTGGATGTGATGGGCGGGGTGGTTGACGACGGGGCGGCGTGTCGGCTCGACCTCCCGACCGCCGAGCACCTTCGGGCAGCCCTGCAGCAGGCGATGACGTCGGAACCAGCGGCGGGCCCGGCTGGGGCGGGCCTGCAAGCGGTGGACTATTGCGCCCAGCCGGGCAACGCCATCCGTCTCGACCGGCCCCGCCGCGCACACAGCTGCCGGATGGTTTGCGTCAGGTGTATCGGGCGGTCCTGCGCCATTTCGCCGCCACCGGGACCGCCCCCAGCCATACCGAGACCAGCTCGGCCGCCGACGCGGTCGGCCTCCACGCGGCAGCCGCCCTACGGCAACTCAGTGCCGTGGATCTGCTCGCTGTCGACGACGGCGGCCGGCTGATCGCCGCCTACCCGTTCTCCCCGGTGCCGACACCGCATACGGTGTCGCTCGGTGAGGTCGACGTGTTCGCGATGTGCGCCATCGACGCGCTGGGCATGCCGTTCATGCTCGACACCGACGCGCTCATCACCTCCGCAGACCCGCACACCGGCCAACCCATCCAGGTCACCGTCGCCGAAGGCGCCGCCACCTACCAGCCGCCGGAAGCGGTGGTGGTGTACGCGGCGAGCCATGCGACCGGCCGCTCGGTAAACACCTGCTGCTCCACCATCAACTTCTTCACCTCAGCCGAAAACGCCCAGGTGTGGATCACCGCCCATCCCACCCTCACCGCCACCGTCCTCGACCAGGACCAGGCCACCACGCTGGCCCGTGACATCTTCGAGCCCCTGCTCGCCTAAGAGTCGACAACCACAGGTTGTCCCTCCGAAGTCACAACCTAAAGTCGCCGGAGCGCCCTGTGCCCGCTCCGCAGGCCCCGCGCCGCTCCAATGGTGCTCGGCTGGGGATCGGACGTCGAAGAAGCGACAAGGACACAGCCGGACTAGCCAGGACTTGCACCGGTCCAGATGGATGCGCAAAAAGCATGGCTAGCTGCCTATGTAGCCGCCGGACCTGCGGGTATCCGCGCGGGACGCACCCCGGACGGGGGACGCGGCCGGACTCTGGGGCGCTACGGATCAGAAGGTTAGGGGTTCGAATCTCTTCGGGCGCACAAAATCAAGAGGGGCCTGACCTGCTTCCGGGCGGGTCAGGCCCCTTCTGCTGTCTGGCCTCTCGAGGCGGCGGGTGTCACGTGGGTGCGATGCGGGTGTCGGCGTCTGCGCGCGCTTTCCGTCGCCGCGCGGGACTTCTGACCTGCGTGTTTGAAACGGAGAGGCGGGCGAGGTCGGGTTCGGTGTAGAGCCCGAAGCCGCCCTCGCTTCGAGCCGAGGGAAGGTGTCCCTCCCGAGGAACTCAGCGTGATCCAGCCCTCGTTGCACGGTCTATGGGCCTGCCCCGTTTTGACGGACATCCGAGATCAGGGGACCTGGGGTCTCCGGGAGGATGTCCAGCATCATGGAGAACGTGGGGAAGAAGCGGTCGCGGCCTCGGCGGTCGTTCACGGCGCAATTCAAGGCCGAGATCGTCGAGTTGTGTCAGCGTGGTGACCGCACGATCAGGCAGGTCAGCCAGGATTTCGACTTGACCGAGACCGCGGTGCGTGAATGGGTCAAGCAGGCCGAACTCGACAGCGGCGCCCGTACTGACGGGTTGACCTCGGATGAGTGAGACGAACTCGCGCAGCTTCGGCGTGAGAACCGCCGGCTGCGTGAAGACGTCGATATTTTGAAGCGGGCAACGGCTTTCTTCGCGAAGGAGACCCGGTGAACGTGTACCCGTTCATCGAGGCGGAGCAAGCCGGCGAGCACAACGTCAAGCGCGCGTGCGAGCTACTCGAGGTCTCCCGGTCCGCCTACTACCAGCAGCAACGCGGCGTCCAGTCCCAGCGGCAGCGCGTCGACGCACAGCTCACCGCGAAGATCACGCAGGTGCACGCGGTGTCGAAAGGCACCTACGGAGCACCGCGGATCCACGCCGACCTCGCCGACGCCGGGCTGCGACACGGCCGTAAACGCGTCGCCCGGCTGATGCGGTGCGCCGGGCTGGCCGGCAAGAGTCCACGCCGATGGCGAACGACCACGGTGCCTGACCCGAACGCCGGCAGGCGACCTGACCTGGTCAACCGTGACTTCGGCACCGACCCGGCGGGGATCGACACCCGCTGGTGCGGCGACATCACCTACATCAACACCTGGCAAGGCTGGCTGTATCTGGCCACCGTCATCGACCTGGCCTCGCGCCGGGTCGTGGGCTGGGCGGTCGCCGAGCACCTACGCACCGACCTGATCGACGCCGCGCTCACCGATGCCCTTGTGCGGCGCCGGCCGCCGTCCGGGCTGGTGTTCCACTCCGACCGCGGCTGTCAACTTAGGTTCAAGGAGTCGTTGCAACACCGGCCTGTTGGATTGATCTTAGGTGTTCGTCCAGGGCCTCTGCTGGCGTTCTCCACTCCAGAGACTTGCGGGGCCGACTGTTGAGCACGGCGGCGATGGCCTCGAGGTCGGTGATGCTGTGTCGTGATAGGTCGGTGCCTTTAGGGAAGTACTGGCGCAGCAGTCCGTTGGTGTTCTCGTTGGTGCCGCGCTGCCAGGGACTGTGCGGGTCGCAGAAGTAGACCTCGAGACCGATGTCCAGACGCAGCTGGACATGTTGGGCCATCTCGGCTCCCTGGTCCCAGGTCAGCGAGCGGCGTAGCTGCTCGGGCAGGTTGGTGATCTGGTCGGCGATAGCGTCTCGGACCGCTTCGGCGCCGTGCCCGGCCAGCGGCGGGCCGTTCTTCACCACAGGCTGCTGACCGTAGCCATCCATGCGGGGCAGGTGCAGAAGCATCGTGAACCGGGTGCTGCGCTCGACCAGCGTGCCGATGGCCGAGCGTTCCAGGCCGATGATCAGGTCGCCCTCCCAATGGCCTGGCACGGCCCGGTCGGTGACCTCTGCCGGCCGTTGGCTGATCATGACCTCTGGGCTGAGGAAGTGCTTGCCCCGTCTACGGGTGCGCGCCTGCGGCACCCGTAACGCCCGGCCGGTGCGCAAGCACGCCGTCAGCTCACGGCGCAGCGCACCGCGGCTTTGAACGTAGAGCGACTGATAGATCGCCTCGTGCGAGATCCGCATCGACTCATCATCCGGGAAGTCCACCCGCAACCGCCGACTGATCTGTTCCGGGCTCCAGGCCGTGCCCCATCGCCGATCTGCGCGACGCCCGTGCCGGCGTCCCTTCCACGGCACGTTCGGGCCCGGGATCGGCCGACCATCAACGTCGGTGATCGTGCCGGCGAGCCGCTTCTGCACGTAGTCGCGCAGCAGCTGGTTCGCCGCCAGCTTCGCGGTTTTCGGGCGACGGCCACGACGCTCGGCATGCCACTGCGCGGCCACGGCACGGTAGTCCAGGCTGCCGCCACGAGTCACGGCGTTGCGGCGCAGCTCTCGCGAAATCGTCGACGCGTCACGGCCTACCGCTCGAGCGATCTCTCGCACGCCCTTGCCTTGTGCTTTGAGCAGCGCGACCTCTTCACGCTCGGCGAAGGACAGATACCGGCCCGACGGCGGAACCAGCGACAAAGGTGCCATACCGCCACCCTGACGAAACCAGCGCCCACCCACCGGCTGCGACACACCACACGCCGCCGCAGCTTCCTCGCTCGACAGACCTTCGGCGATCCGACGCCAGAACTGCCGCCGCACCTCCCGGTGCTCGTTCACACCCGGCCGGCCCGGCGATCGCATCGCTGGCCTGCCCGTCACCTCCGTCACCCAACCTGGTGGCCTACCCATGCACACACCCCTTGATTGAGGTGTTGCAACGACCACTGGAATCCGCCCAATACACCAGCGACCAACACGCCCGCCTCGCCGCTGCCCACGGCATCCGCCTCTCTGTCGGCCGGCGTGGGCAGTGCTGGGACAACGCGGTCGCCGAGTCGTTCTTCGCCACCATCAAAACCGAACTGCTACACCGCCAACCCTGGCCCACCCATAGCGCCGCCCGCCAGGCAATATTCGAGTACATCGAAGGCTGGTACAACACCCGCCGTCGACACTCCACTCTCGGCTACCTCAGCCCCGCCGCGTTCGAGGCCACCGATTTGCACCGGCTACCGACAAGCCAAGCAGCCTGAATAAGATCAACACATCGACCCTGTCCGTCAAAACGGGTCAAGCCCACTACCGGTGGTGTTGCTGCAACGATGCAAGACGTGGGAACCGCGGAAATCACGACGCCTGCCATCTCGCCCCTTGCTGGTGAGCCGATCAAGCGCGCCGATGCCGAGCGGCTCGCGGGAGTGCTGAAGGCGTTCGCCGACCCAGCCCGCCTGCGACTGCTCAGCCTGATCCAGTCGTCACCGGTGGGCGAGGCGTCCGTGAGTGACCT is part of the Micromonospora cremea genome and encodes:
- a CDS encoding M28 family metallopeptidase; the protein is MTPVSGSAAQVEAILATVSAGRMAATITTLASEEFAGRRVGTDGGAAARAWLADHLAALGATVETDDFPVRAVPDVYAAPTVVWGEGATSTLLVFGREVAVHSASSDAVEVRRGPLTAAGSGDPTGRWLVVPTGMSLFDAYGDAQGAAGLLVSRAVDADGWQYTTLAGPDPGPLPILTLDEDTHRAVLAAAVTGAGWLSANAPLRRLDVTGTNIHATVHAAPPGGVDLLLTAHYDGVGDHPGLRQPGAADNASGVAVVLEAARILSAAPPAGVGLSVALLDAEEVGALGSAHHSQRLRASDAHPLVINVDGAGRLDQAAAVEAGGPAHGLLALLDQAGRHTGVPLVAGPVASDNRRYGAAGLAAVGIGAGMGGYHSPADAPDRVDPDTLTAIARLVVATVCLAAAAPATLSSSIGDKR
- a CDS encoding ArsR/SmtB family transcription factor, which codes for MDELLDRATAQTYASWFRALADPTRVQIVEYLARHARPMSVGEIVAAVGLAQSTVSQHLKILTEVRFVLMEPVGTARHYRINDACVGCFPSAADVVMGRPAPSPNGAC
- a CDS encoding GNAT family N-acetyltransferase; protein product: MADITVRPMTADDAERVLAIYQAGLDGGHASFETTAPIWAAFDAGKLPEHRFVAVDGDDIVVGWIAVSPTSTRAVYAGVVEHSVYVDPAAQGRGVARLLLEALIASTEAAGIWTIQSGVFPENIASLAAHERVGFRVIGVRERVGCHHGRWRDVVLLERRSPAIT
- a CDS encoding FAD-dependent oxidoreductase, producing MSAPNELPVVVIGAGPVGLAAAAHLHERGIPFTVLEAGDTAGAAVRQWGHVRVFSPWRYNIDPAARRLLDEAGWIAPDLEALPTGGELVGDYLQPLAELPQLKPHLRYGARIEAISRLGLDRLRTAGRDTAPFLIRLADDDEILARAVIDASGTWGTPNVLGASGLPARGETAVAAYLEHALPDVLRADRDRFAGRHTLVVGAGHSAANTLLSLAELAADQPGTEVTWAIRSASPARTYGGGDADALPARGALGSRLREHVDAGRIRLLTGFSVHALTPAGNRVAVVVRHADGGEEAVTVDRIVAATGFRPDHSIAAELRLDLDPVMGATRALAPLIDPNEHSCGTVPPHGVDELTHPEIGYYAVGMKSYGRAPTFLMATGYEQVRSVVAALAGDWEAARDVQLDLPETGVCNSNPADSATGDSCCGPAPTADPAARGLATGISGGLLSAPLSLITLDAAPTGQAGGCCGS
- a CDS encoding MFS transporter: MSTTAITVPADSTVGGHRAQGWRIVAALAVTQTVGYGTLYYAYAVLLRPIAATLGASTTAVTGALTASVLAGAILAIPVGRWLDRHGGRALMTVGSLTATALLLAWSQVHTIGQLYAVMIGIGVTGAMVLYEPAFAVIVSWFTPDRRSTALLAVTIVAGFASTIFLPLTGILVEHLDWRGALLVLATIHGLLTVPLHTLVIRRTPRSPVASDAPSDQSARAAMRDARFWILAVTFIAHGAATSTMAVHLVGYLTSRGHPPTFAATTAGLLGVLSVTGRLVLTGARRRVRVTTIVAVIFAVQAVAVLAMPLLAGTRSGAVISVIGFGLGFGVASLATPALLANRYGTTAYASIAGRLAAPVTIAKATAPLAAAALLHTTGDYPLLLAPSSPPAAASPPPACAPAGDAVGGG
- a CDS encoding ABC transporter permease; the encoded protein is MTATITPDSVVRMSGPGWLLANVATVTGRNLHRLVRVPTLIAFATVQPVLFVLLFTYAWGGAIHPPGVTRYIDYALPGIWVLAIAFGASQTGVALADDLSTGMIDRFRALPMARSAVLAGRVAADAARNLFVLALMTGVGYAIGFRFHAGPAAALAAIGLALGVGIAFSWIFALLGLLVRDPESAGIGGLLAVIPLIFTSSTFVPVATFPGWLQAFATVNPITVTVDALRALCLGGPTATYVWQAVIWIGGLLAVAIPAAVVCYRRTGAT
- a CDS encoding ATP-binding cassette domain-containing protein, with product MGKRPAVEAQGLVKRFGEVPALAGVDLQVPTGGVLGLLGPNGAGKTTAVRILTTLLTPDAGRARVMGLDVVRQADAVRRVIGLSGQYAAVDAYLTGRENLRMMGRLSGLRRAAARRRADDLLELFDLTDAAGRTARTYSGGMRRRLDVAASLVAAPAVLFLDEPTTGLDPRGRLGLWRLLGELTTQGTSILLTTQYLEEADRLADAIVVLDRGRVIATGTADELKARVGGDRLELQSPPGADPHSLAGAMAGLGLAPPTVDVEAGRVVVPVADGPGVLPEVAARLAASGLRVSDLALRRPTLDDVFLTLTGQSTTAPSASDTITAGSVR
- a CDS encoding PadR family transcriptional regulator; its protein translation is MKVGAQELKGHLDVLLLAALEGGPRHGYAVKEALREGSGGRFDLPTGTIYPALHRLESAGLIAGSWSSVDGRRRRTYQLTPAGVRRLHADRNNWREFATAITTLLETKPWPATS
- a CDS encoding permease prefix domain 1-containing protein; the protein is MASHQLIDAHLGVLARRLPSGTVDELADGLTETWRHHLAAGLPPADAARAAIAEFGTVDQITDAFVVHSPSRRTARMLLATGPLVGASWGATLVAAHAWSWPVPAPAAAVFGLTLLAVVASLITAATSRRSYRRARLGDAGGLGLVALDVAMVAAVLLVAPTLVWPMLVAVPVSLARIGLTLQSLPRARAH
- a CDS encoding alkylmercury lyase family protein produces the protein MYRAVLRHFAATGTAPSHTETSSAADAVGLHAAAALRQLSAVDLLAVDDGGRLIAAYPFSPVPTPHTVSLGEVDVFAMCAIDALGMPFMLDTDALITSADPHTGQPIQVTVAEGAATYQPPEAVVVYAASHATGRSVNTCCSTINFFTSAENAQVWITAHPTLTATVLDQDQATTLARDIFEPLLA